The DNA window CCATAATGTCGACGTCAACTGTTGTGCGGGCAACACCATAGTAACTAGCCGCTAGGGCACCAGTAAACACATAGTCTAAACTGGCCTCGTTGAAGCCTTTGACGACCCTTCTAATCAAATTATAGAAAGCCTCCAACAGCCCTAGACCCCGCGTTCACGTTTTTGCCAACGTTTCATCCAAGCGAATCTTTCTCGCAGCTGCTCAATAAGCTCCTCTTCAGTAATGTCTGGGTGCTGAGCCTTTATCCCGTCGGCACAGATGCGCACTGCAGCATCAGTCATGTCAATCGCCATGTTCACCTTGACTTCAGGCTTCAACCTGCCTAGCCGCAGCCAATCCTTATCCTTGTTCAAGACAAGCACGCATCTAGACTACAAAATGCGGCGCCTACCCTTAAGAAACATTCTCCAACAAGGCATGGACAATCTTAAAAGACAACCTACAGTATTCAGAAAACGGGAGCGTATTACCGAGGATGGGCTTCAAATGCGTTCATCATTCAAAGGTGAAGCTTGAAACCATGCAGGAAAGGGGAGCTGAGGGAATAAAGGTGCGCTGGCTAATCGGAAAAGACGAGGGCGCCCCAAATTTTGCCATGCGCCTCTTCGAAATCGCGCCCAAAGGCTATTCTCCACTGCACAGTCACGATTGGGAACACGAAGTCTACATTCTGGAAGGCACATGCCAAGTCACATGTGCAGCCAAGAAAAAGAGGGCAACTGCTGGCTATGTGGTTTTCATACCGCCCAACGCTGAACACCAATT is part of the Candidatus Bathyarchaeia archaeon genome and encodes:
- a CDS encoding cupin domain-containing protein, whose protein sequence is MQERGAEGIKVRWLIGKDEGAPNFAMRLFEIAPKGYSPLHSHDWEHEVYILEGTCQVTCAAKKKRATAGYVVFIPPNAEHQFKNAGKTVLKFLCLVPHH